From a region of the Posidoniimonas corsicana genome:
- a CDS encoding M50 family metallopeptidase, with amino-acid sequence MILSEPSPTPADLHFRLLGFPVRVHPFFWIVCLLLGSNPEPRSVAIWVTAVFVSILVHELGHALLQRHYGGRSRIVLYGMGGLAISEGVRDTPWRQVLISLAGPFAGFAFAALLAAALVATGVPIAMRFVPFPIVAVAPVDSVFMNELLRDLFWINIMWGVLNLAPIYPLDGGRVSRELLTMCLPAHRGVIASLWLSLGCAAGIALYFLSLGGGLWTVLMFGVLAYSNYQMLQAYQQSRGRGW; translated from the coding sequence ATGATCCTCTCCGAACCGAGCCCCACGCCCGCCGACCTGCATTTCCGCCTGCTAGGCTTCCCGGTGCGCGTGCACCCGTTCTTCTGGATCGTCTGCCTGCTGCTGGGCAGCAACCCCGAGCCACGCTCCGTGGCGATCTGGGTGACGGCCGTGTTCGTGTCGATCCTGGTGCACGAGCTTGGGCACGCACTGCTGCAGCGTCACTACGGTGGGCGGTCGCGGATTGTGCTGTACGGGATGGGTGGGCTGGCCATCAGCGAGGGCGTGCGTGACACGCCTTGGCGGCAGGTGCTGATCTCCCTGGCGGGCCCGTTCGCAGGGTTTGCCTTTGCGGCGCTGTTGGCCGCGGCGCTCGTCGCTACGGGCGTGCCGATAGCCATGCGGTTTGTGCCTTTTCCGATTGTGGCGGTTGCGCCCGTCGACAGCGTGTTCATGAACGAGCTGCTGCGGGACCTGTTCTGGATTAACATCATGTGGGGTGTGCTCAACCTGGCGCCCATCTACCCGCTGGATGGGGGGCGTGTGTCGCGGGAGCTGCTCACCATGTGTCTGCCGGCGCACCGCGGCGTGATCGCATCCTTGTGGCTGTCGTTGGGGTGCGCTGCGGGCATCGCGTTGTACTTCTTGTCGTTGGGGGGAGGCCTGTGGACGGTGTTGATGTTCGGCGTGCTCGCCTACAGCAACTACCAGATGCTTCAGGCGTATCAGCAGTCGCGCGGCAGAGGTTGGTGA
- the lpxB gene encoding lipid-A-disaccharide synthase, whose protein sequence is MNIFFSVGEPSGDLHGANLIRELKRRRPDWRMVGYGGPKMEQAGCDLHTDLTQFAVMWFLQVILNYHKFRALVQRADRYFAEHRPDAVVLIDYPGFNWHIAKKAKAHGIPVYYYGAPQLWGWAGWRVKKMRRNVDHVLVKLPFEEQWYRDRGCNATYLGHPYFDELRAQHLDEQFVASHQANGPLVTILPGSRTQEVRSNLVWQLKAAEKIRARSPGVRFAIAVFKESQRALVETELAKSGVEADVHVGRTPELIRAATCCLAVSGSVSLELLFHTKPTAIVYSVSPLAFFVQKFFRRVRYITLVNLLTAEELFPEEVGVFDPHDPRDAHVLMPEYLTCEDPSDALAGHAAGWLTDEAAREELVARMAELKERIGQGGASVRASEYLIDTLEPAAPAAVSDAA, encoded by the coding sequence ATGAACATCTTCTTCTCCGTCGGCGAGCCCTCGGGCGACCTGCACGGCGCCAACCTGATCCGCGAGCTCAAACGCCGCCGCCCCGACTGGCGGATGGTCGGCTACGGCGGGCCCAAGATGGAGCAGGCGGGCTGCGACTTGCACACCGACCTCACGCAGTTCGCCGTGATGTGGTTCCTGCAGGTGATCCTCAACTACCACAAGTTCCGCGCGCTAGTCCAACGCGCCGATCGCTACTTCGCGGAGCACCGGCCCGACGCGGTGGTGCTGATCGACTACCCGGGTTTCAACTGGCACATCGCCAAGAAGGCCAAGGCGCACGGCATCCCTGTTTACTACTACGGCGCCCCCCAGTTGTGGGGGTGGGCTGGCTGGCGTGTGAAAAAGATGCGCCGCAACGTGGACCACGTGCTGGTGAAGCTGCCATTTGAGGAGCAGTGGTACCGCGACCGGGGCTGCAACGCGACCTACCTTGGCCACCCGTACTTCGACGAGTTGCGTGCCCAGCATCTCGACGAGCAGTTCGTTGCATCACACCAGGCCAACGGCCCGCTGGTGACCATCCTGCCGGGTTCGCGCACTCAGGAGGTGCGTTCGAACCTGGTGTGGCAGCTCAAGGCGGCGGAGAAGATCCGCGCGCGCTCGCCTGGCGTGCGGTTCGCCATCGCGGTGTTCAAGGAGTCGCAGCGCGCACTGGTCGAGACCGAGCTCGCCAAGTCGGGCGTTGAGGCCGACGTGCACGTGGGGCGGACGCCCGAACTGATCCGCGCCGCGACCTGCTGCCTGGCGGTGTCGGGGTCGGTGTCGCTGGAGCTGCTGTTCCACACCAAGCCGACCGCCATTGTGTACAGCGTCTCGCCGTTGGCCTTCTTCGTGCAGAAGTTCTTCCGCCGGGTCCGCTACATCACACTGGTCAACCTGCTGACCGCCGAGGAGCTGTTCCCCGAGGAGGTAGGCGTGTTCGACCCGCACGACCCGCGCGACGCGCACGTGTTGATGCCGGAGTACCTGACCTGCGAGGACCCGTCCGACGCGCTCGCCGGGCACGCCGCCGGATGGCTAACCGACGAGGCCGCCCGCGAGGAACTGGTCGCGCGGATGGCGGAGCTCAAGGAGCGCATCGGGCAGGGCGGCGCTTCGGTCCGCGCTTCGGAGTACCTGATCGACACGCTCGAACCGGCGGCGCCAGCCGCGGTTAGCGACGCGGCCTAA
- a CDS encoding MFS transporter, whose amino-acid sequence MSRLADELPINEQPYEPFDEPGDEEFSELSHRELYESRNFVWLMLHQVLLRIGWIFKTESIVMPMFLSMIGGSSVMIGLLPVLNRLGFSIPPLLYAQPLKLSPFKKRMVARSSLLMAAPFALLSGLWFSGVWRSGDGVAAWMPWLFLAVYGWFFCLTGINQLGMHALHGKLIRADLRGRLYTAAVVVGAPLAVASAWLLLPGWLAMPDGGFGWVFGVTAVAFLASGCMLLFTREEPDRLTEPPTRPAQKFVDAWRVVRDDPRARPVAILSALVCFNFMLFPHYQSLYPRPEGATVLNYLGKIMLWVCIQNAATALFSLIAGPLADWMGNRAALRWSTLGLATGPLLAVLLAQASDEMSRDYFFLVFVPLGFMPVTIKLLMNYTLEAAPDDDHPQYVAAIGMCIAVPVIVGSPLVGYLVGRIGATPVFVGGLAVLLLAFVQTLRLPEPRHG is encoded by the coding sequence ATGTCCCGCCTGGCCGACGAACTCCCGATCAACGAGCAGCCGTACGAGCCGTTCGACGAGCCGGGGGACGAGGAGTTCAGCGAGCTGTCGCACCGCGAGCTGTACGAGTCGCGGAACTTCGTCTGGCTGATGCTGCACCAGGTGCTGCTGCGGATCGGCTGGATCTTCAAGACCGAGAGCATCGTGATGCCGATGTTCCTCAGCATGATCGGCGGCTCGTCGGTGATGATCGGCCTGCTGCCGGTGCTCAACCGGCTGGGGTTCAGCATCCCGCCGCTGCTCTACGCGCAGCCCTTGAAGCTCTCGCCGTTCAAGAAGCGGATGGTGGCGCGGTCGTCGCTGCTGATGGCGGCGCCCTTCGCGCTCCTGTCAGGACTGTGGTTCTCCGGCGTGTGGCGCAGCGGCGACGGCGTCGCGGCCTGGATGCCGTGGCTGTTCCTGGCGGTCTACGGGTGGTTCTTCTGCCTAACCGGGATCAACCAGCTGGGCATGCACGCGCTGCACGGCAAGCTGATCCGCGCCGACCTGCGGGGCCGGCTGTACACGGCCGCGGTGGTGGTCGGCGCGCCGCTGGCGGTGGCCAGCGCGTGGCTCCTGCTGCCGGGCTGGCTGGCAATGCCCGACGGCGGGTTCGGTTGGGTGTTCGGCGTAACGGCCGTGGCGTTCCTCGCATCGGGCTGCATGCTGCTGTTCACCCGCGAGGAGCCCGACCGGCTGACCGAGCCCCCCACCAGGCCCGCGCAGAAGTTTGTCGACGCGTGGCGCGTCGTACGCGACGACCCGCGGGCCCGCCCGGTGGCAATCCTCTCGGCGCTGGTCTGCTTCAACTTCATGCTGTTCCCGCACTACCAGTCGCTCTACCCGCGGCCGGAGGGCGCGACCGTGCTGAACTACCTCGGCAAGATCATGCTGTGGGTCTGCATCCAGAACGCCGCCACCGCGCTGTTCAGCCTGATCGCCGGGCCGCTGGCCGACTGGATGGGCAACCGCGCGGCGCTGCGGTGGTCGACGCTCGGTTTGGCGACCGGCCCGCTGCTGGCCGTGCTGCTCGCGCAGGCGTCGGACGAGATGTCCCGCGACTACTTCTTCCTGGTGTTCGTGCCGCTCGGGTTCATGCCGGTCACCATCAAGCTGCTGATGAACTACACGCTCGAAGCCGCGCCCGACGACGACCACCCGCAGTACGTGGCGGCGATCGGCATGTGCATCGCCGTGCCGGTGATCGTTGGCTCGCCGCTGGTCGGCTACCTGGTGGGCCGCATCGGCGCGACGCCGGTGTTCGTTGGCGGGCTGGCGGTGCTGCTGCTGGCGTTCGTCCAGACGCTCCGGCTGCCCGAGCCGCGGCATGGGTAG
- the cyaB gene encoding class IV adenylate cyclase, with product MKLEVEQKFRVADLDAVRTRIAELGGSPSGVVEQRDTYFRHPSRDFAQTGEALRIRRTGDQAVVTYKGAKLDQTVKTRPELEFPLAESGQPQRQLLELLGFTAVAEVCKHREAYHLTHSGLQLEVTLDKVEGVGTFVEVEAIAELGDPTSAQQAVQGLAAALGLSDLEPRSYLRMLLESRDR from the coding sequence ATGAAGCTCGAAGTCGAACAGAAGTTCCGCGTGGCCGACCTCGACGCCGTGCGGACGCGGATCGCCGAACTGGGCGGGTCGCCGTCCGGCGTGGTTGAGCAACGCGATACGTACTTCCGTCACCCGTCGCGGGACTTCGCCCAGACCGGCGAGGCGCTGCGGATCAGGCGAACCGGCGACCAGGCAGTGGTGACCTACAAGGGGGCCAAGCTCGATCAAACCGTCAAGACGCGGCCCGAGCTGGAGTTCCCGCTTGCCGAGTCCGGCCAGCCGCAGCGGCAGCTGCTGGAGCTGCTCGGCTTCACGGCGGTCGCCGAGGTTTGCAAGCACCGCGAAGCTTACCACCTGACGCACAGCGGCCTACAACTAGAGGTGACGCTCGACAAGGTCGAGGGGGTCGGCACGTTTGTCGAGGTCGAGGCGATCGCCGAACTGGGCGACCCCACGTCCGCCCAGCAGGCGGTGCAGGGCCTGGCCGCCGCGCTGGGTCTGAGCGACCTGGAGCCCCGCAGCTACCTGCGGATGCTGCTGGAGAGCCGCGACCGGTAG
- a CDS encoding UTP--glucose-1-phosphate uridylyltransferase has protein sequence MADLESLKAKLAPFNQQHVLQFWDELPEAGRQQLALQLEEIDPGLIAQLHSGDAEQPDWHALAQSADPPPAMRLADRQQGQAGGLGVTPEQARARGRQALDAGEVGVLLVAGGQGSRLGFDHPKGMYPIGPVSDATLLQIHLEKAIALANRHGKSLPVYLMTSPVTHDEQLAFLKANDNFGLAEDDLVVFCQGTMPAVDKATGKLLMAEKDALFLSPDGHGGTVSALAKSGAIDHMNRRGVKHLFYLQVDNPIVPIGDAEFIGYHLLAESELTSMAVAKETPGEKLGNFAMIDDAMTIIEYSDMPDDVAEQRDADGGLRFWAGSIAVHVFGVAFLERMLGMKDSLPFHIANKKVPHVDESGALVEPSENNALKFEKFIFDLLPKAANPIVVEYAEAEVFAPLKNAPGAPKDTEEYVQRFMMAQHRGWLAAAGVDLPADAQVEISPLWALDAEGVEAKAKAGSVEVSGPTYLR, from the coding sequence ATGGCAGACCTCGAATCCCTGAAGGCGAAGCTCGCCCCGTTCAACCAGCAACACGTCCTGCAGTTCTGGGACGAGCTGCCCGAGGCCGGACGCCAGCAGCTGGCCCTGCAGCTAGAAGAGATCGACCCGGGGCTGATCGCCCAGCTCCACAGCGGCGACGCCGAGCAGCCCGACTGGCACGCGCTGGCTCAGTCCGCGGACCCGCCCCCGGCGATGCGGCTGGCGGACCGCCAGCAGGGCCAGGCGGGGGGGCTCGGCGTCACACCCGAGCAGGCCCGCGCGCGGGGCCGCCAGGCGCTGGACGCCGGCGAGGTGGGCGTGCTGCTGGTCGCCGGAGGGCAGGGGAGCCGGCTCGGGTTCGACCACCCCAAGGGCATGTACCCGATCGGCCCGGTGTCCGACGCGACGCTGCTGCAGATCCACCTGGAGAAGGCCATCGCTTTGGCCAACCGCCACGGCAAGAGCCTTCCCGTCTACCTGATGACCAGCCCGGTCACGCACGACGAGCAGCTCGCGTTCCTCAAGGCGAACGACAACTTCGGCCTCGCCGAGGACGACCTCGTGGTGTTCTGCCAAGGCACGATGCCGGCCGTCGACAAGGCGACCGGCAAGCTGCTGATGGCGGAGAAGGACGCGCTGTTCCTCAGCCCGGATGGGCACGGCGGCACGGTGTCTGCGCTCGCCAAGAGCGGCGCGATTGACCACATGAACCGCCGCGGCGTGAAGCACCTGTTCTACCTGCAGGTGGACAACCCGATCGTGCCGATCGGCGACGCCGAGTTTATCGGCTACCACCTGCTGGCCGAGTCGGAGCTGACCAGCATGGCGGTCGCCAAGGAGACGCCCGGCGAGAAGCTGGGCAACTTCGCGATGATCGACGACGCCATGACCATCATCGAGTACAGCGACATGCCCGACGATGTCGCCGAGCAGCGGGACGCCGACGGCGGCCTGCGGTTCTGGGCGGGCAGCATCGCGGTGCACGTGTTCGGCGTCGCGTTCCTAGAGCGGATGCTCGGCATGAAGGACTCGCTGCCGTTCCATATCGCCAACAAGAAGGTGCCGCATGTGGACGAGTCGGGCGCCCTGGTCGAGCCGAGCGAGAACAACGCGCTGAAGTTCGAGAAGTTCATCTTCGACCTGCTCCCCAAGGCGGCCAACCCAATCGTCGTAGAGTACGCCGAGGCCGAGGTGTTCGCCCCCCTGAAGAACGCCCCGGGCGCCCCGAAGGACACCGAGGAGTACGTGCAGCGATTCATGATGGCGCAGCACCGCGGCTGGCTGGCCGCGGCGGGCGTTGACCTGCCCGCCGACGCGCAGGTCGAGATCAGCCCGCTGTGGGCGCTCGACGCCGAGGGCGTTGAGGCGAAGGCCAAGGCCGGGAGTGTCGAGGTCAGCGGACCAACGTACCTGCGGTAG
- the metK gene encoding methionine adenosyltransferase yields the protein MASGNYLFTSESVSMGHPDKVSDQISDAIVDDILANDPNPGAARVAVETLCTTGQVVVAGEVRTSHYVDVQKVVRDTIKKIGYTDPSIGFSHDCGVLNAIHGQSEDIAQGVDAETSLSSEQGAGDQGLMFGYACNETDVLMPLPIHISHRIVEKLAELRQSGELPWLRPDSKSQVTVEYGPDNKPIRIDTVVVSTQHDESILADCGKVITEAAKQEIIEKAIKPCLPAEYVNGDITYHINPTGKFVIGGPHGDTGLTGRKIIVDTYGGRGRHGGGAFSGKDPSKVDRSAAYMARYIAKNLVAAGLADEVEVQLAYAIGVAEPVSVNANTFGTGKVDEGVLVDLIRENFSLTPGGLIKELGLTKPVMSATAAHGHFGREPGPNGEFSWEKTDKAEALAKAAEAAAVSS from the coding sequence GTGGCATCCGGCAACTACCTGTTCACCAGCGAATCCGTCAGCATGGGCCACCCGGACAAGGTGTCCGACCAGATCTCCGACGCGATCGTCGACGACATCCTCGCCAACGACCCCAACCCGGGCGCCGCCCGCGTCGCGGTCGAGACCCTCTGCACCACGGGCCAGGTGGTGGTCGCCGGCGAGGTCCGCACCAGCCACTACGTCGACGTGCAGAAGGTCGTCCGCGACACGATCAAGAAGATCGGCTACACCGACCCCTCGATCGGCTTCAGCCACGACTGCGGCGTGCTCAACGCGATCCACGGCCAGAGCGAGGACATCGCCCAGGGCGTCGACGCCGAGACCAGCCTCAGCAGCGAGCAGGGCGCCGGCGACCAGGGCCTGATGTTCGGCTACGCGTGCAACGAGACCGACGTGCTCATGCCGCTGCCGATCCACATCTCGCACCGCATCGTTGAGAAACTGGCCGAGCTGCGTCAATCCGGCGAGCTGCCCTGGCTGCGTCCTGACAGCAAGAGCCAGGTCACGGTTGAGTACGGCCCGGACAACAAGCCGATCCGCATCGACACGGTGGTCGTGAGCACCCAGCACGACGAGTCGATCCTGGCCGACTGCGGCAAGGTGATCACCGAGGCGGCCAAGCAGGAGATCATCGAGAAGGCGATCAAGCCCTGCCTGCCCGCCGAGTACGTCAACGGCGACATCACCTACCACATCAACCCGACCGGCAAGTTTGTGATCGGCGGCCCGCACGGCGACACCGGCCTGACCGGCCGCAAGATCATCGTGGACACCTACGGCGGCCGCGGCCGCCACGGCGGCGGCGCCTTCAGCGGCAAGGACCCCTCGAAGGTCGACCGCTCGGCCGCCTATATGGCCCGCTACATCGCCAAGAACCTGGTCGCCGCCGGCCTGGCCGACGAGGTCGAGGTGCAGCTGGCCTACGCGATCGGCGTCGCCGAGCCGGTGAGCGTCAACGCCAACACCTTCGGCACCGGCAAGGTCGACGAGGGCGTGCTGGTAGACCTGATCCGCGAGAACTTCTCGCTCACCCCCGGCGGCCTGATCAAGGAGCTCGGCCTGACCAAGCCGGTCATGTCGGCCACCGCCGCCCACGGCCACTTTGGCCGCGAGCCCGGCCCCAACGGCGAGTTCAGCTGGGAGAAGACCGACAAGGCCGAGGCCCTGGCCAAGGCCGCCGAGGCCGCCGCCGTCAGCAGTTAG
- the ispF gene encoding 2-C-methyl-D-erythritol 2,4-cyclodiphosphate synthase: MSSLRIGLGEDTHRLEPGGPLRLGGIDVPHDRQAVGHSDADVLLHAVTDALLGAAGLPDIGELFPNTDEANRGRDSKDFLREAYRRVQEAGYQLVNLDCVIAAQRPKLFPYKDGMRHAIAGVLGVSVGQIGIKAKTGESVGPVGREEAIEARCVALVSAKAAGRE; the protein is encoded by the coding sequence ATGAGCAGTCTAAGGATTGGACTAGGTGAAGACACCCACCGCCTGGAGCCCGGCGGGCCACTGCGGCTGGGCGGGATCGACGTGCCGCACGACCGCCAGGCGGTTGGCCACAGCGACGCCGACGTGCTGCTGCACGCGGTGACCGACGCGTTGTTGGGCGCCGCCGGCCTGCCGGACATCGGGGAGCTGTTCCCCAATACCGACGAGGCCAACCGCGGCCGCGACTCGAAAGACTTCCTCCGCGAGGCCTACCGCCGCGTTCAGGAGGCCGGTTACCAGCTGGTGAACCTGGACTGCGTCATCGCCGCCCAGCGGCCCAAGCTGTTCCCCTACAAGGACGGAATGCGGCACGCCATCGCCGGCGTGCTGGGCGTGTCCGTCGGGCAGATCGGCATCAAGGCCAAGACCGGCGAGTCCGTCGGACCGGTCGGCAGAGAAGAAGCGATCGAAGCCCGCTGCGTGGCATTGGTGAGCGCCAAGGCAGCAGGCAGGGAGTAG
- the cysS gene encoding cysteine--tRNA ligase, producing the protein MPAHPTLQIYNTLSKKKEPFETVQEGKVGIYLCGPTVYAEAHIGHLVGPVIFDCITRHLKYSGYDVNWVVNITDVDDKLINKANERGITMLEVAEENIKDYEGNLAALGVDQISSFPRATECMGDIIQFVADLVEKGYAYESEGDVYFDVGKDREYGKLSNRSVEAMQGDGGGQAARKKSAADFALWKSAKPGEPSWESPWGEGRPGWHIECSAMSKKILGETFDIHGGGLDLVFPHHENEVAQSECCHGKPMVKYWAHNGLLRKDSAAGKIGGKSDRQEPGASAPEADAGGKMSRSKGAGGLADLIKKQGGERIRFFLLRTHYRSTVLFSEPAIEQAAKGLETFYRLFKRFTRISGGDFYALTAPTSRGASSIDLGDNETLAKAKELKEKFLSAMDDDFNTGGAIAELFELSTLANKFCDQQKMEEGSPNPADTAVLDLLMETIKELSAILGIFQQPPADAGGSGNELLGKVMQLVIDLRAESRAAKNFAVADAIRDGLTPTGITLEDRAGGTEWTGGADGALDGVMQMLIDLRATARKNKDFATGDAVRDRLKDAGVTLEDRAGGTEWTAG; encoded by the coding sequence ATGCCCGCGCACCCTACCCTGCAGATCTACAACACGCTGTCGAAGAAGAAGGAGCCGTTCGAGACCGTCCAGGAGGGCAAGGTCGGCATCTACCTGTGCGGGCCCACGGTGTACGCCGAGGCCCACATCGGTCACCTGGTCGGGCCGGTGATCTTCGACTGCATCACGCGGCACCTCAAGTACAGCGGTTACGACGTCAACTGGGTGGTCAACATCACCGACGTCGACGACAAGCTAATCAACAAAGCCAACGAGCGCGGCATCACCATGCTCGAGGTGGCCGAAGAGAACATCAAGGACTACGAGGGCAACCTGGCCGCGCTGGGCGTAGACCAGATCAGCTCGTTCCCCCGCGCCACCGAGTGCATGGGCGACATCATCCAGTTCGTCGCGGACCTGGTCGAGAAGGGCTACGCGTACGAGTCCGAGGGCGACGTCTACTTCGACGTCGGCAAGGACCGCGAGTACGGCAAGCTCTCCAACCGCTCGGTCGAGGCCATGCAGGGCGACGGCGGCGGCCAGGCGGCCCGCAAGAAGTCCGCCGCCGACTTCGCGCTCTGGAAGTCCGCCAAGCCGGGCGAGCCGAGCTGGGAGTCGCCCTGGGGCGAGGGCCGGCCGGGCTGGCACATCGAGTGCAGCGCGATGAGCAAGAAGATCCTCGGCGAGACCTTCGACATCCACGGCGGCGGCCTGGACCTAGTGTTCCCGCACCACGAGAACGAGGTCGCGCAGAGCGAGTGCTGCCACGGCAAGCCGATGGTCAAGTACTGGGCCCACAACGGCCTGCTGCGCAAGGACTCGGCCGCCGGCAAGATCGGCGGCAAGAGCGACCGCCAAGAGCCCGGAGCGTCCGCCCCCGAAGCCGACGCCGGCGGCAAGATGAGCCGCAGCAAGGGCGCCGGCGGCCTGGCCGACCTCATCAAGAAGCAGGGGGGCGAGCGGATCCGCTTCTTCCTGCTCCGCACCCACTACCGCAGCACCGTGCTGTTCAGCGAGCCCGCCATCGAACAGGCCGCCAAGGGCCTGGAGACCTTCTACCGGCTGTTCAAGCGGTTCACGCGGATCAGCGGCGGCGACTTCTACGCGCTCACCGCGCCGACCAGCCGCGGCGCGAGCAGCATCGACCTGGGCGACAACGAGACCCTCGCCAAGGCGAAGGAGCTGAAGGAGAAGTTCCTGTCCGCCATGGACGACGACTTCAACACCGGCGGCGCGATCGCCGAGCTGTTTGAGCTCTCCACGCTGGCCAACAAGTTCTGCGACCAGCAGAAGATGGAAGAAGGCTCGCCCAACCCGGCCGACACCGCGGTGCTCGACCTGCTGATGGAGACCATCAAGGAGCTCAGCGCGATCCTCGGCATCTTCCAGCAGCCCCCGGCGGACGCCGGCGGTTCCGGCAACGAGCTGCTCGGCAAGGTTATGCAGCTGGTCATCGACCTCCGCGCCGAGAGCCGCGCCGCCAAGAACTTTGCCGTGGCCGACGCCATCCGCGACGGCCTGACCCCCACCGGCATCACGCTGGAGGACCGCGCCGGCGGCACCGAGTGGACCGGCGGCGCCGACGGTGCCCTGGACGGCGTGATGCAGATGCTGATCGACCTCCGCGCCACGGCCCGCAAGAACAAGGACTTCGCTACGGGCGATGCGGTCCGCGACCGGCTGAAGGACGCCGGCGTGACGCTCGAGGACCGCGCAGGCGGGACGGAATGGACCGCGGGGTAA
- a CDS encoding type II toxin-antitoxin system HicB family antitoxin, which yields MRYKISLEKSDEGYAASVLGLPGCHSQGATEAEAIANVQDAIREYLEVQRELWVDKDTREVEVEA from the coding sequence ATGCGGTACAAGATCTCGCTGGAGAAGTCGGACGAAGGGTATGCCGCGTCCGTGCTCGGACTACCTGGGTGCCACTCGCAGGGCGCTACTGAGGCAGAAGCAATCGCCAACGTTCAGGATGCGATCCGGGAGTACCTCGAGGTGCAGCGTGAGCTGTGGGTGGACAAGGACACCCGCGAAGTGGAAGTCGAGGCCTAG